From a single Paenibacillus sp. FSL R5-0345 genomic region:
- a CDS encoding permease prefix domain 1-containing protein, with translation METIVVYLDNMFANLPKTPELERLKRELLYGMEEKYQELKHDGKSENEAIGVVISEFGNIEELTAELGIQPVESEQVVKVPVLTEEEAYSYVAARRSAGMWTGIGVFLCACGVAFLIGLDTLFEHKNAIVADKGSMLGLVGMFILVAVAVGMFIYSGMKLERFKRLEQGFQLPYALKAALQRSQALYAPTYRLSLITGVCLCVLSPAFIFATSFVNDDYTPYGVVAFLPIAAVAVFLFIYYGNIQGAYTKLLEEPIITAQKKEEDRFIGAVGAILWPLATVIFLFTGFVYQRWDVNWAVFPIAGILSGMFSNIYHITKRKNVS, from the coding sequence ATGGAGACGATTGTAGTATATCTGGATAATATGTTCGCTAACCTTCCAAAAACTCCGGAACTGGAGCGTTTGAAGAGAGAACTGCTGTATGGTATGGAGGAGAAGTATCAGGAGTTGAAACATGATGGCAAGTCGGAAAATGAAGCGATCGGTGTCGTTATTTCGGAATTCGGTAATATTGAAGAGTTGACCGCTGAGCTCGGTATCCAGCCTGTCGAATCGGAGCAGGTTGTGAAAGTTCCTGTGCTAACAGAAGAAGAGGCTTACTCTTATGTGGCTGCCAGACGTAGTGCAGGGATGTGGACTGGTATCGGCGTTTTTCTATGTGCATGTGGAGTGGCGTTTTTGATTGGTCTTGATACACTGTTTGAACATAAAAATGCTATTGTGGCTGATAAAGGCTCGATGTTAGGGCTTGTAGGAATGTTCATACTGGTTGCTGTTGCGGTGGGAATGTTCATCTATAGCGGAATGAAGCTTGAGCGATTCAAACGTCTGGAGCAGGGCTTTCAATTACCTTATGCGCTCAAAGCGGCACTTCAACGCAGCCAAGCCCTTTATGCTCCGACCTATCGCCTTTCACTGATTACAGGCGTTTGCCTGTGCGTGTTATCACCGGCTTTTATCTTCGCAACTTCATTTGTTAACGATGACTATACTCCATATGGAGTTGTTGCCTTTTTACCGATCGCGGCAGTGGCGGTGTTTCTGTTCATCTATTACGGTAATATCCAAGGTGCATATACGAAGCTGCTGGAGGAGCCGATAATTACTGCACAAAAGAAGGAAGAGGACCGATTTATAGGAGCTGTGGGGGCGATATTGTGGCCTTTGGCGACAGTGATCTTCTTGTTCACAGGATTTGTCTATCAGCGCTGGGATGTCAACTGGGCCGTATTCCCGATTGCCGGTATTCTCTCTGGCATGTTCAGCAATATCTATCATATTACGAAACGTAAAAATGTCTCTTAA
- a CDS encoding PadR family transcriptional regulator, with product MISSDVIRGYNDTLILFMLLDGESYGYEISKNIRQLTQEKYIMKETTLYSAFTRLEKNGYIESFFQDESLGKRRTYYRITSLGLAYYKEKCEEWKVTQEVVNQFIREW from the coding sequence TTGATCAGCAGTGATGTTATACGCGGTTACAATGATACGCTGATCCTCTTCATGCTGCTGGATGGAGAATCCTATGGGTATGAAATTTCTAAAAACATCAGGCAGTTGACGCAGGAGAAGTACATTATGAAGGAGACAACCTTGTATTCCGCTTTTACCAGGTTAGAGAAGAACGGTTACATTGAATCCTTTTTCCAGGATGAGAGTCTCGGTAAGCGGCGTACGTATTATCGGATTACTTCGCTAGGTCTCGCCTATTATAAGGAGAAATGTGAGGAGTGGAAGGTTACTCAGGAAGTTGTTAACCAATTTATCAGAGAGTGGTGA
- a CDS encoding YveK family protein → MEFELGSILKLVKRKLLFIIVLCIVAVGLASFVSYYVLKPKYEATASILIQGDRQQKAINDIMAGQKLVTTYGEIIRSSRIAEEVVRKLQLNMTPEKLLEKVKTRTSSESLVTTVIVTDSNAQQATDIANGFGEAFNENIQAIMGVENVVFLDRAKVPFEAISPKPVFNMVVAFGLALIAGVAFSILRELAEKPVRSAKNIQLDLQLPLLGTVGKLKPRKRRAKSKSNSVEGATRHEEENAKIVLPGTTEII, encoded by the coding sequence ATGGAATTTGAACTGGGCAGCATTTTGAAGCTAGTAAAACGTAAGCTGCTGTTCATCATTGTGTTATGTATTGTTGCGGTCGGTCTCGCTAGCTTCGTTAGCTACTATGTTTTGAAGCCGAAATATGAGGCGACAGCTTCTATTCTTATTCAAGGGGACAGGCAGCAGAAGGCAATCAATGACATTATGGCTGGGCAAAAACTAGTAACCACTTACGGGGAAATTATCCGAAGCAGCAGAATTGCTGAAGAGGTCGTTAGAAAGCTGCAATTAAATATGACCCCTGAAAAACTATTAGAAAAAGTTAAGACAAGAACTAGTAGTGAGTCATTAGTGACGACGGTAATTGTTACGGATTCTAATGCTCAGCAGGCTACGGATATCGCAAACGGTTTTGGGGAGGCTTTTAACGAGAACATTCAAGCCATTATGGGGGTAGAAAATGTAGTGTTTCTCGACCGAGCCAAAGTTCCTTTTGAGGCGATCTCACCCAAGCCTGTCTTTAATATGGTCGTTGCTTTCGGACTTGCATTGATTGCTGGGGTCGCGTTTTCCATTCTACGGGAATTGGCAGAAAAACCTGTGAGGAGCGCCAAAAACATTCAGTTGGATTTGCAGCTTCCTCTGCTAGGAACGGTGGGGAAATTGAAACCACGGAAACGGCGGGCGAAGTCGAAATCCAATTCAGTAGAAGGAGCGACAAGACATGAAGAAGAAAACGCCAAAATTGTATTGCCTGGAACAACCGAAATCATCTAA